A genomic window from Glycine max cultivar Williams 82 chromosome 17, Glycine_max_v4.0, whole genome shotgun sequence includes:
- the LOC100791557 gene encoding expansin-like B1-like precursor, whose protein sequence is MALSLLYPLLLATFLFMQTLADTSFVQSRAAFYPNSQENGTDVGACEFGSFGATVNGGDVSAASNLYRNGVGCGACYQVRCSNSALCSDNGVTVVITDSGSGHNTDFILSQRAFGRMALNTDAAASLLALGVLDIQYRRVSCSYPNKNITVKIHESSNNPHYLAFVIWFQQGSRDITAVQLCETQNFVCKLLDRSHGAVWTTTAPPSGPLTLRMLFSPEEEGEETWVVPVNNIPQDWKAGQTYDLGVQVDQ, encoded by the exons ATGGCTCTCTCTCTTTTGTATCCCCTTCTTCTTGCCACCTTTCTTTTCATGCAAACTCTGGCAGATACTTCATTTGTTCAATCTCGTGCAGCATTTTACCCAAACTCTCAAGAAAATGGCACAGAtg TTGGTGCATGTGAATTTGGTTCCTTTGGTGCTACGGTTAATGGTGGCGACGTATCAGCTGCATCTAATCTTTATCGAAATGGTGTTGGCTGTGGTGCCTGTTACCAA GTAAGATGTAGCAATAGTGCTTTATGCTCAGACAACGGTGTGACTGTGGTTATAACTGACTCAGGCTCAGGTCATAACACTGATTTCATTCTTAGCCAACGAGCCTTTGGTAGAATGGCTCTCAACACTGACGCTGCTGCATCTCTATTAGCTCTTGGCGTACTTGATATTCAATATAGACG TGTCTCATGCAGCTacccaaacaaaaacattacaGTTAAGATACATGAGAGCAGCAACAACCCTCACTATTTGGCTTTTGTCATATGGTTTCAACAAGGAAGTAGAGACATAACTGCTGTTCAGCTTTGTGAG ACTCAAAACTTTGTGTGCAAGTTACTGGACCGGAGTCATGGAGCAGTTTGGACCACTACAGCTCCACCAAGTGGACCTTTGACTTTGAGGATGTTGTTTAGCCCTGAAGAAGAGGGAGAAGAAACATGGGTGGTTCCTGTTAATAACATACCACAAGACTGGAAGGCTGGACAAACATACGACTTAGGGGTACAAGTGGACCAATAG